DNA sequence from the Myxococcaceae bacterium genome:
ACCTTTGCTCAAAGCCTGCATCAAACGTTGACAAGCTTCTTGCATTCCCGCCAACGCATCGGGGTCTGGCAAGTCGGATAGGCTGGGTTTGAGATAAAGCTTGGCTTTATCCAAAGTATCCATGCCGCGCGCCACGAGAATGCGAGCCAGAAGCCGATGAATATCCAGCTCTATCACCAAACGGTTCACCGACTCTTGTTCAATTTCTCGCTCAACCCAACGCCGCATAGACCCCCGAAGGTATCATTGTGCTCTTGACTTGGCTACCCCACGCCGAAATCTTTGCTCTATCTCTAAAAGCTTGGCTTTATTGGGAATTCCTCCGGCATAACCAGTCAATTTGCCATTGGCTCCAATCACTCGATGGCACGGAACAAGAATCGATATGGGATTTTTTGAATTCGCCAACCCAACGGCCCGAGCTGCTTGCGGAGAACCTATTTCTTTTGCAATCTCAGCGTAAGTTCGAGTCTGCCCATAGGGAATACGCTGAAGGGCTGCCCATACACGAAGCTGAAACTCGGTTCCTTTTAATTCCAGTGGAACCGTGAATTCCTGCCTGAGTCCTTGCTCGTACTCTTCGAGTTCCTTTAAAACCTGAGCAATGAGAGGCGGATGGCCATCGCTGATTGCAAGGTCCGAAAAATAGACGCCTGTGATGGCGTGTTCATTCGTTTCTATTCTAAGTTTCACTCTGACCATATCAAAGACCAGCAACGGGATTAAAGTCAATATGGTGCCTTCGAAGGCCGTACACGCCTAGAACGGAGCTGCCACAAAAAGCGGTGTTCCGTTTCGAAGTTCTAAAGAATCGGCATGAAGAGCATGGCCTTGCCTCCAATCGATACGAGAATCGCCGTATAGGCTATCTCCGACCAACGGATGCCCGACAGCAGCTAAATGGACGCGGATTTGATGTCTGCGGCCTCCTCGAATTTGGACTGCCACTCGTGTGAAATGACCTTCAACCTTCATCGGCTTCACAAAAGTCTGAGCCGGCTGAGGATGGCCTCGAAAATAGCGATGCTTAGGCGTTATCGCGATCATCTTCGATCGATTTCTCAAATGATGCGCAATCGCGTATTCAATACAGAGTTCTGATTGCACAAAACCCTGCACCAACGCCACATAAGTCTTTCGAATCTCTGCTCGGGAAAAAGCTGCGCGATAAGCGTCGTAAGTCTGTTCGTTGCGAGCAAAAACCAAGATACCCGACGTTCCGGTGTCCAGCCGATGAACCAACCCTCCTTCACGCAAATCTCTCGAAGCTTTTAAGACATCCGGGCAGCGTTGCCCAACCCACTCCAAAGCGGTATCCCCTTTCCAGGCCAAGAGTGGATGACAGGGCATACCCGCTGGTTTATTGATTGCCACACAATCGCTGTCTTCGTAGATAAGCAAGTTAGGTTGAACATAGGTTTGAACGATCAAATTGCAAAGCACTTTTAACAAAACTCAACGGTGCCTCAATTCATCTTCCAACACTTTAGTGAGCTTGAGTGCTTCTTCTTGCCAATATTTCTCATTCTGATGAAGTGATCTTCCGGCTTCTGAAGTCCTTGCCTGGAAAGCCAGTTTGGCAACACGTTCTTTTTCGAGTTGCTTAGAGGTCTTTTGCTCTTGAATGGCTTTTAACAATTCTTGTGCTGCTTCTTTTTTAACCATCTCCAAATCAATCCCTCGCTCTTGAAAGTTTTGCTCCAATTCAGGAATCTCTTTTTGCATCCTATCTAGAGCCGATTTGAGTCGTTCGTCTGTTTCGCGGATTCGTTCTTCTTCAAGGCGTCGTGTAATCGGCTCTTTGATCTGGTCCGATGGAAACAGGGCTTGCCGCATGCTTAAAGCAATTCCCCCCACCACCAATCCTGCCCCTGCGCCTACCAGCGCAAAAGGCAGTGCAAAGGCACTTCCGATGGCGATCGTAGCCCCAACAATTCCCATGGAAACAATGCCTGCTATTTTCAGTGCCCTATCTCTCAGATCCGCTTGCTTCCAATCTTCTCGAATGTAAGCCCAACGTTCTTGAAGGGTTCGCCTGATGCCAGCCAGGATGCCTTTTTCTTGAATATCCACGTTCAAATTCCCAGCGGCTTGCAAACTCTGCCTAATCAGCACGTACTTCGCAGCTTCGGCAACGCGATCTTGCAGTGTTCCACTTGCATTGACGCCGGTGATTAAGGCATTCACCGTTACTTCTGCATTGCGATGGTCTGTGGCTGCTTTCGCAATCTTTCTTTCCGCATTTCCTTGTAAATAACCAGCCCCCAAAGCAGCAACAGCACCCAATATGGGACCCCCAAACAAAGAACCAACGGCAAACACAGTCTTACTGGCAAGAGTTTCGCCAAACAATGCTTGACCCATGCGGCTGGACTCCGGAAGCCAATCGGCTAAATACAGCATGGCAATGACCTCTGGGGGCATCACATCGATTTCCTTGGCCGCTGCAATATTGCCTCGCGATCCAAGAAGCATATCTTTCACGATGTTTTCTGTGCTACCCCGATTCCAAGCAGCTTCAATAAAGCCTTTGTTCTTGAGGATATCGAAAGCATGCTGAATATTGCCGGCAAATTTTTGGGCCTCCAAAGGGTGAGCGTTCACCCAACTCGTTAGTTTTTTTGCGTATTCTGCAACTTGATAAAGCGGATCTGTTGGCTTCAATCCATTTAATTGAAGCGGTCTCATCGTGACCAAATTACGCAGGGCGCTCACGGTTGTTCGAGCAAGGCCTTGCACTGTTTCTGAGAGGCTGGTTAAGCCATTGAGAGCGAGTTGCCGAGTGGTTTCGATCTCACGGAATTGTTCAGCAAGATCCAGGCGATCGAGAACCACAAAATTCTTCACCAGATTCCAAATCGGAAGACTCTCAAAATGAGAAACGCGGTCGTACCTTCGTTTGTTTTCTCTATTGGCTAATTTTTGGAGTTCGAGCAAGGACTGACGATATTGCAGGTTAAGATTTTGAAGTTCTTCTTCTAAGCCTTCTAATGCACTGGCCAGGCTTTTTCTTTCTGACGCTTCGGTTTGATTCAGGTCTTTCGCAGCGCCTAACATAGTTTGCCTGAACTGGATTGACTTTTTTTGAAGCACGAGCCAGCGGGCTCTTAGGTTATTGGTTTCAATATCAAGACCGTTTTGCTCTTGTTCATAGATAAACCGAGCTCGATAAGCTTTTTCGCGTTTATCGAGATGTATCTTTTGGATTTCGTTCAAATAGTCGAGCTGACTCTTAAAATGCTTAAGCTCCTGGGCTTTCTCGACGAAGGCTGAATAATGTAGAAATCTTGAAATTTCGGGTACGTTGGCAGCTGGTTCAGATGCCAGGAGCTCGAACAGAGTTTCAACGGAGTCTTGATGTATCATTTTTTCATTTATAATCGCAATTATTTTTTTCGAATTTTCAGAAAGCTTTGATTGCAAAATATTTCGATAATATTCATGCAAATTTTCTTTTGATTTCTTAAATTCAGCATCCTCTTGAAATTTTTCGAGTTCCCATTCTGCCTGGGTCATTTGCGTATCGAGCGCACGACGGATATCATCATCGACACGTTCCTGGTTTGTCATTTCTGGTATGGATTGCTCAACTTCCTGAAGTCTTAGTAAATTCGCATTCTGTCTATCTGATATGTCTTTTCTTTTGATTAATATTTCGGATTCTATTTCTTGCGATAAATCCGAATTATAACCAGTATAAACAGATTCTTTCCAAATAAAATTTTCAGATAAAAAATATTCTTTTAATTGAAATTTTATCACCGTTCTTTTGATTGCAATTTGCTCTACGACATGCGTAAACTGAGAAATAAATCCAATCGCATTTGGATGATGAGAGAACTCCTGATACACGTCACGAACAGCTCGATGAAACAAAACTTCATTATTGGCCAGGGAATCAAGATGCGATTCAGGCACAGTACGAATCATGACTGCTTGTAAATAAAGCATTTTCTTTTCAATCAGTTCACCGATAAATTTGTTTATTTCTGAAGAGTCAGCAAAAATCCTAGCGTTTTTTCTCAATTCTTGCATTTTTTCTTCTTTCTCTGATACAAGATAATGCGTGATTTGATCTAGTTGCTCTTGAGCATGGATGATTTCGTTTTTGATCTGAGCTTGTATTTCTGAAACTTTGCCATTTATCAAACCATAAGCATTGGCAAGGAAGCGAATGTAGGAACCTAAGAGTATTTGAGCTTGGTTCAGCTTTTCAATCTCAGCATCAAATTGCCTGGCTGACGAATCGAAATTCACGAATACATCCGTTCGGATATGCTGCAACAATAGCTCAGCCCCTACTTTTTGTGCTTCCATTAAATCCGGCCCAATTTTTGAGATAAGTTCGTCTCTTTGCTTTCTGCCAGCGGCTTCTTCCTTGCTTTCAAACCACCCAAGGGTCCATTTTTGCAGCGAAGCAAAGATTCCTTGTGAAATATCGAAGGGCTTCCAAGAAGAGGCGGCTCGGAGGTAATCCGGTATCAATTTGATAAGTTCGGCCTGAGCTTCAACGGTTTCCTCCGAAGCGCCATCGACTAATCTCTTTAATTTGTTCGATTTTTCTTGATAATCAACCTGAATACTCATTGCTTCGCTTAAGTCTAAGGATTGTTCATTTTTCGTTTTTAGAAACTTAATTTCATCTCTCAGCTCTGCAGATTCTTTCGAAAATTCCTTTGGAGTCATTTTGGGTTTGCTGCGAGCATAGAAGATTTGGGCTTGATCGAATCGTTGCTGCTCAGTGGAGGGAGAATCCTCAAAGGCATTGCCTATCGCTTCGTAGGTTTCACGAAGAGTCTGAGGAACTTTAAAGAGATGTTCAAACCCATCAAAGAGTTCTGGATCGTAATCATTTTTAGATTGATTTTGAAAAATGATAGGAGCAGCAGAGTACCATTCTGGATGTAAGTCTCTAAGTTTTTTATTTTCTTCTTTGGCTCCCAGCAACTCAGACTTCAGAACGTGATCTTGAATTAATCCGGTCTCTTTTGAAAGTTCAATGATGTATTTATTCAAAGCACTGTTTTTTGACTGATCATCGTTCGCTTGTTGAACTTCTAGGAATGCTTTTCTTAAGTCATCGTTAAAATACTTCGGATCAATATTAGCAAAACCTTCTGAATTTGCTTGGTATGAATCCATCGAACGCGGCAATAAGTCTGAATCTTCTGAATAGGCATTTTTAAAGCGATTTCTAAAATAACTGCCCAATAAACTTCTAAGCATTCACAAATAATACCTAAAACGAGCCATTTAAAGCAAAATATTTATCCAGCCCTCTTTTATGGCTTTGAGGCTCGATTGCCATTGTCGACAATTTTTGTCATAGAGCAGCCGAATGGACTCAATCGATTCTGCATTAGACGCACTACGGGCAGGAAAGCTTATCTTGCTCGTGGATGATCAAGACAGGGAGAATGAAGGCGATTTGGTGATGGCAGCCGAAAAGGCAACGCCCGAGTCTGTCAATTTCATGATTCAGCACGGCAGTGGCATTGTCTGCGTGACGCTGAGCATCGAGCAAGCGAAGCGGCTGGAGTTACCTCTAATGGTACCCAAAAAAAGCAGCCATAGCCATTTTGTCGCTGCTTTTACGCATTCCATTGAAGCCGCTCACGGTGTCACAACAGGGGTATCGGCTGCCGATCGAGCACAGACCATTCGAATCGCTGCCAACCCGAATAGCCGTCCAGCAGATCTTTCCAGACCCGGGCACGTATTTCCTTTAATTGCTCGAGCCAAAGGAGTTTTGGAAAGGCCCGGTCACACGGAAGGTTCGGTTGACTTAATGAAGCTCGCAGGCCTAGCTCCCTCTGGAGTGCTTTGCGAGTTGATCAATCCAGATGGAACGATGTCTCGGATGCCTGAGATGAAAGAGTTTGCAAAAAAGCATAATTTGGTTATCCTCTCCATTCAACAGTTAATCGAATACAGGAAAGCCAATGAGTAGGTTTGCGATTGTCGCAAGTTGTTTTAATAAGCTGATTGTCGACCCGCTTGTGAGCGGAGCGCAGCACACGCTCTTGAAAGCAGGAATCCCGGAACAGAACATTGAGTTCATATGGGTACCTGGTGCTCTTGAGATCCCCATTACAGCCCAACGCCTATCTCGTTTGAAGCGATTTGATGCGATTGTCTGTCTGGGTGCCGTCATCAAAGGCAATACCGACCATTACGAGCACGTATGTCGAGAAGTGTATCGGGGTATGACGCGAGTCAGCCTAGACTCAAACTTGCCGATTACCGCAGGCGTTTTGACCGTAGAGACGATTCAACAGGCTCTCGAACGCGCGGGAGGAACGGCTGGGAATGCAGGTTCTAACGCAGCACAAGCAGCGTTTGATCTGGTCCAGATATTGGACAAATTGGGAGCCGCAGCATGAGTGGCCAAAGGCACCGTGGCAGAGAATCGGCTCTTCAAGTCATGTATCAAGTGGATGCGGGCACGGAGCCCAAACAGGCTCTCCAGGATTTTTTCAATCATTTTGCACTCTCTCAAGAAGGTATCGATTTTGCACGCGAGCTGGTACACGGAACCACTGAGCAACTCGCCCTATTGGATGAGAAAATCACTTCACACAGCCCCAAATGGCGCCTCGACCGCATGCCCGTGGTCGATCGAAACATCTTAAGGCTAGGAACCTACGAGCTTACTTTTACGCCCGATCTTCCACCCAAAGTCGTCCTAAACGAATGGATTGAAGTGGCAAAGCGTTATGGTAGCGAACAATCTGGTTCATTTATCAATGGGGTCCTCGACAGCATGCTATGAAGCGCGACTATTACGATGTTTTAAATCTTTCCAAAGGAGCGCCTGATCGCGAGATCAAGGCTGCTTACCGAAAGTTGGCTCACGAGTTTCATCCAGATAAAAATCCTGGCAACCAAGAAGCAGAGGAGAAATTCAAGGAAGCTTCCGAGGCGTA
Encoded proteins:
- the ribB gene encoding 3,4-dihydroxy-2-butanone-4-phosphate synthase, which produces MDSIDSALDALRAGKLILLVDDQDRENEGDLVMAAEKATPESVNFMIQHGSGIVCVTLSIEQAKRLELPLMVPKKSSHSHFVAAFTHSIEAAHGVTTGVSAADRAQTIRIAANPNSRPADLSRPGHVFPLIARAKGVLERPGHTEGSVDLMKLAGLAPSGVLCELINPDGTMSRMPEMKEFAKKHNLVILSIQQLIEYRKANE
- the nusB gene encoding transcription antitermination factor NusB, with amino-acid sequence MSGQRHRGRESALQVMYQVDAGTEPKQALQDFFNHFALSQEGIDFARELVHGTTEQLALLDEKITSHSPKWRLDRMPVVDRNILRLGTYELTFTPDLPPKVVLNEWIEVAKRYGSEQSGSFINGVLDSML
- a CDS encoding 6,7-dimethyl-8-ribityllumazine synthase, with translation MSRFAIVASCFNKLIVDPLVSGAQHTLLKAGIPEQNIEFIWVPGALEIPITAQRLSRLKRFDAIVCLGAVIKGNTDHYEHVCREVYRGMTRVSLDSNLPITAGVLTVETIQQALERAGGTAGNAGSNAAQAAFDLVQILDKLGAAA
- a CDS encoding RNA pseudouridine synthase, yielding MLIYEDSDCVAINKPAGMPCHPLLAWKGDTALEWVGQRCPDVLKASRDLREGGLVHRLDTGTSGILVFARNEQTYDAYRAAFSRAEIRKTYVALVQGFVQSELCIEYAIAHHLRNRSKMIAITPKHRYFRGHPQPAQTFVKPMKVEGHFTRVAVQIRGGRRHQIRVHLAAVGHPLVGDSLYGDSRIDWRQGHALHADSLELRNGTPLFVAAPF
- a CDS encoding methylated-DNA--[protein]-cysteine S-methyltransferase encodes the protein MVRVKLRIETNEHAITGVYFSDLAISDGHPPLIAQVLKELEEYEQGLRQEFTVPLELKGTEFQLRVWAALQRIPYGQTRTYAEIAKEIGSPQAARAVGLANSKNPISILVPCHRVIGANGKLTGYAGGIPNKAKLLEIEQRFRRGVAKSRAQ